GCAACGACAGGCCCTCGGGCCCGGCGAGCCGGAAGAGCGAGGCGTCCGACAACCCCACCATCGGCGAGCGCAGCACCGCCGCGAAGGCGAGCGCGTCCTCGGGGTCCGCCAGCAGCGACAGCAGCGAGGCCAGGTCCAGCACCTCCTGCGCGCCGTAGAAGCCACGTCCCCGCAGCACCCGGTGCGGAATGCCGTGGCGGATGAGCGCCTGCCGGTACACCTCCAGGTGCGTGAAGGTCCGGAAGAGCATGGCCACGTCTCCGCCACGCACCGGGCGCAGGCCCTCCTTGTCCTCGCGCTCCACCAGGGGCTCTGCCCCAGGCGCCAGCATCACCTTCAGCCGCTTCGCCACCGACTCCGCGTCCGCCGCGCGCAGCTCACCCGTGGAGAGCTCCTCGTCGTCCAGCACGAGCCGCTCCACCACCGGCGCGGCCACCCGCTCCGGCCGCACCGCCGCGAGATCGTCCTCCTCCGGGACGTACACCACCTCGTACGGGCGCGCGCCCCCCTCGCCCCCCACCAGCACGCCCGCGAAGGCGTGGTTGAAGAACTCGAGCAGCGGCGGCACCGAGCGCCGGTTGTGCTGGAGGAAGTCCCGCACACCGCCCTCGGACTCGATCTTCTTCGCCAGCACCTCGAAGACGGACACGTCGGCGCCGCGGAACTCATAGATGGACTGCTTGCGGTCTCCCACCGCGCACAGGAAGGCGGGCTCCAACGGGAGCGCATCCACCAGGCTCTCGTCCGGACGCACCGGGCGCGGGCCTCCGTCGCGCTTCTCGGCCAGCAGCAGCACCAGCTCGAGCTGCAGACGGTTGGTGTCCTGGAACTCGTCCACCATCAGTGCGCCCAGGCGCTCCTGCACCTGGCGGCGGTAGTCCGGGAGGTCTCGCAGCAGATCCCGCGTCTTCACCAGCAGCGCGGTGAAGTCCAGGGCGTTGCGCCGGGTGAACTCCTCCTCGTGGCGCGCCTCCACCTGCGAAATCAGCGAGCGGAACGAGGCCTCGAAGGGCGCCGTGCGCCACCCGGCGTACGCGTCCTCCAGCCGCATCACCGAGCCGTCGCTCTTCCCGAAGAAGGCCCAGTACAGCTCCTTCATCGAGTTGCCCGGCTCCTTCTTCAGCCGGCGCACGTCGCGTCCGTCCTCGAGGAAGGCCGCCTTGAGCGAGGGCAACCGCTCGGGCTCGAAGCAGTTGTCCGGCGTGAGGCCGTCCAGCGCCGCTTCCAGCTTCTCGCGCAGCTCGCGCCACTCGCCCTTCTTGTCCAGCTCGCTCACCGTGGCGCACAGGCCCTTGCACCGCTCGACGAGCACCTCGAAGCCGGCACGCATCTCGTCCGCGCTGGAGATGCGGACCTCGGCCGCGCGCAGACCCTCCTCGCGCAGCTTGCCGTAGGTGGCGGACAGCGAGGACACCAGGCCCTCGGTGAAGTCCGAGCCCGAGAACGTCAGCTCCTGGCACAGCTCGCGCACGCCCGCGTCACCGGCCTCCAGCGCGTCCAGCACCACGCGCTCGCACACGTCCAGCACCAGCGTGCGCGCCTCCAGCTCATCGAGCACCTCGAAGGACGCGTCCACCCCGGAGCCCGGTGGCGCACGGCGCAGCAACTGGCCGCACAGCGAGTGGAAGGTGCCCACCGAGGCCGAGCCCAGCTCCTCGCGCAGGGCGCGCCAGGCGTCCTTCGTGGGGAAGGGCTGGCCCAGCCGCTCGAGCGAGGCGCGCAGCTCCGGCTCCAGCAGGGCCTTCGGCTCGGCCTGAACGAGCGCATCCAGGCGCGCCCGGACCCGCGCGCGCATCTCCGCCGCGGCCTTGTCGGTGAACGTCACCATGCACAGCCGCGAGGGACGCAAGGGCTTGGCCCCCTCGCGCGCCCCGGCCAGCAGGTGCAGCGTCATCGTCACCAGGCTGTACGTCTTGCCCGCGCCGGCACCCGCCATCAGGGCGAGGTTCTTCTCCAGCGCCAGGTGGAAGGGCCTACTCATGGGCACCCTCCTCCTCCACGAGCCGCCGCTCGGTGATGCGGCACACGGCGCGGTAGCCGCAGCTCCCGCAGTCCTTCGGCCTCATGGCGAACTGCCCCGCCCTCACCGTGCGCACCAAGGCCTCCACCGCGTTGGCCAGGTTGGGCTTGGCCTCCGCCTTCAACCGCTCCCGCACCCGCGGCTCGGTGGACAGCAGGTCCTCCAGCTCGACAGCGTCCTTCTCCAGCACGTCGGACAGGTAGATGACGTCTCCCGTGCGCAGCGAGAACCACGCGGCATTGCGCGTGTTGCGATGACCACTCGCCCGCGCCGCGTACAGGTACAGCGGCAGCTGGAAGTCCGAGTCGAGCAGCTTCTTCTTCAGCTCCGACTTCGACAGCTTGCCGGACTTGTAGTCGATGACGCCCACCTCGTTGCCCGACATGTCCAGGCGGTCGATGGTGCCCTCGAAGTGGATGACGTCCTCGCCCACCTGGAGCGTCACCTCGTTCCACCCTTCCTCCGGGTTGCGAGGCCCGAAGCGCAGCTCGAAGCCCGCGGGCTCGAAACGCTCGAAGGGCAGGCCCCGCCGCTCGTCCATGAGGATGCGGCGCACCATGTTCTTCGCCCGCTCGCGCGCCAGCCTCCACAGCGCCGGGTGGCCCACGTAGTGCCGCTGCTCGAAGTGCGCTCGCACCTCGTCCAGCACCGCGTCCAGCAGCGCCTCCGGAAGCTCCTCCAGCCCCAGGCCCAGCAGCTTGCGCTCCTTGAGCCGCTTGAAGAACTCCTCCAGCACCCGGTGCCAGAAGACGCCCTGCCCCCGGCGATCGAACTCCTCGCCCGGCTGCTCCGGCTCGGGCACCTTGAGCCCGTAGGACACGAACCCCTGGAAGCCGCAGTTGCCGAAGCGGGCCATCGCCGAGGCCGACAGCGGCCGCTCCTGGTCGAAACGGAACGCGTCGCGAATGGCCTCGCCCAGGGCCGGGTCCTCCACCGCGCCGGTATAGCGGCCCGCGCGCTTGCGCGTGTCGCCGAAGAAGTGCAGGCGCTCGATCTCCACCTGCACCATCTCCTTCGCCGAGGCGAGCCATGGCGTGCCCTCGAAGCGCCGCTGGAGCACGTTCCGGGCGGGATCCGGCGTGGAGACGCGCAGCCGCGCGAGCGCGAGCGACTCCAGCACCACGCGCTGGCGCAGCTCCGCCTCGGTGAGCACTTCGTCGAGTGGCGCGATGGCCGGCAGCGAGCGCGCCTCCCACGACATGCCCGTCAACCGCCGCACCTCCTCCAGGAAGGTGGAGGGCGCCTGCTCCTGGCCTCCCTGCCCCTCCACCGCGAAGGACAGGCTCACCGTCTCCCTGGCGGCGGCCAGCACGCTGGCGAACAGGAGCCGATCCTCGGTGAGGCGCCAGGGCGCGCGGTCCTCGAACTCGCCGCCCGTGAGGCGGAAGATGTCCCGGCCCAGGTGCTTGTTGAGGGCGATGCGCTCGGCGTCTCCCAGCAGCGCGTTGGGCGCCTCGCGGCCGGGGAAGCGGCCCTCGGCCAGTCCTCCGATGAAGACATGGTCGAAGGTGCGCCCCTCCAGCTCACGGACGTCCAGCACCTCCACGGCGCCCGTGGCGGGCCCACGCGCGGGCAGGTGCACATCCCGCATCATGTCCTGCAGCCAGCGGCCGAAGGTGCGCCGCTTCAGCCGGGGCCCTCCGCCCACCGCCGCGAGCGTCCGCTCCAGCTCACGCACCCGCTGGGTGAGCGCCGCCCGCGCGGCATCGTCCCGGGCCCGGGCATCCAACACGAGCGCCCCCAGCCCCTCCTCCGAGGCGGCCTCCAGCGGCCCCTCCGAGTCCAGCAGCCCCAGCCGCCGCACCACCTGCCACCACGCGGCGAGCAGCTCCGAGGCCTTGCCCTGCTCCGGAATGCGACGGCAGGACTCCAGCAGGAAGAGGCACCGCTCGCGCAACACCCGGGCCTCATGGGCGCGCTGCTGCTCCTTCTTGCGCACCTGGTCCGGCAACGGCTCCAGCCGCTTCGCCAGTGACTCCAGACGCAGGTCGTACGCGCCCTTGCTCCGCGTCGCGCCCAGCCGGTCGTCCCGCACGGCCGCGAGCGTGAGGAGCGTCGCTGGAGCCGCGGGCGCGCCCCGGGAGAGCGCGGGGGCGTAACGGCTGGAGACCAGCTCGGCCACGCGCTCGGCGGGGAAACCATCCTCTACCAGCAGCGGCAGATCCAACGCCAGACGCACCGGGCCGGCCAACGCGAGCGGCTCGCCCCAGGGCAGGCGCACCGGGACACCCAGCTCGCCGAACGCATCCGCCACCCAACGGGCCTCGGACCCCAGGTCGCGCCACGCCACGGCGATGCTCCCCGGAGGCACGCCTTCGGACACCTTGCGGCGCACGTCCCGGGCGATGAGCCGGGCCTCGTCCCGGGCCGAGCCCGCGCTCCACATCCGCAGGCCCTCCACCGCGTCCTTCAGCACGTCCTTCGCCGCATGGGGCGAGAAGAGGTGGCGGCCGAGCTCCACCATGGGGCGGGACTCGAAGGTGACGTCCGCCTTGAAGAGGTCCACGTGGGGCAGCGCCTCTCCCCGGTTCTCGAAGGCGCGGAAGAGGGCGGCCAGGGCTGCGTCCGCCACCGGCGAGCCACCCACCGGCGTCTCCACCCGCAGGCCCACCCGGCGCGCGTCACAGGCGGCCGCCAGGGCCATCAGCAACTCCAGCCCCGAGGGCCGCACGTCGTAGATGCCGTGCAGCACGATGCTGCCCACGTCGTCCCAGGCCGCGGGCCAGGCCTGGCGCTCCAGGGCCTCGCGTGCCCCGCGCACCACATCCTCGCGGTCCGCCAGGGCCAGCTCGGCCATCTTCTGCTCGTAGCCGTGGTGCAGCAGGGCGAGCGTCCGGGCCCGGTTGCGCCGCTCGGGAGGGAGCACCTCCAGCGCATCCTGCAGCTCGCGCGGGGAGAGCCGGCCGGCCTTGAGGTCCAACAGCACCTCCAGCGCGGCGCGCGCGAAGGCGGGCTCGTGCACGAAGTCGCCGAAAGGGGTGTCGCTCAACCCCTGGGCAAGCGAGGCCACCACGGTGCGCGCCACGAGGGGCGGACATGGGCGGCGGCCCAGTTCCCGCGCGCCTCCGAGGGCGTCGAGGAAGCCCTCCCAGGTCAGGTACGCGTCTCCACGCACGACTCCCGCATGGCCGCGGGCCGCGCGCAGAGCGGCCTGACGGCGACCATTGTCGGGGAAGACCTGGAGGGTACGGCGAGAATCGGTCATACGGAGGGGTGGAGTGTAGAACGGGGCGGGGGGGCTATTTATGCTCGGCGATATGCCAACCGCTCTCTGTTTTCTAGCGCTCGCTTCCCTGGTCGCCTCCTCTCCCGTCCCGTCCGAGGCCCTCCCCCCGGCGGCCCGGCAGGTTTCGGACGCCCCCACGGTCCAGGCGCTCGACTTCAACTGGACGCGTGAGGGAGTCATCACCGGCGTCGCCGGGGTGCTGTGGATCAGCAGCGAGGCCATCTTCAAGAAGGACCTCTCCCCGAAGACCTGCCGGTGGTGCGACCGCACGGTGGATGGCACGGACACCCTCAACGCGGTGGACCGGTGGGGCCGGGGCGTGGCGGCGGACACGCTCGAGGGCCGTGAGCGCTGGGACCTGTGGAGCAACATCGGGGGCTTCGGCGTGCTCCCGGTGGGCGTGCTCGGGGCGCAGTACCTGCTGGGCTCGGGCAGCGGCGCGCCGCTGCAGTATTACGCGCAGGACGCCGCCATCATCATCGAGACGACGGCGGTGGCCGCGTTGGTGAACCAGGTGGTGAAGTTCTCGGTGGGCCGCGAGCGTCCCTTCGTCCACGCGCTGCCCGAGGACCAGAAGGGCCTCACCAAGCACCCCACCGACAACAACCTGTCCTTCTACAGTGGGCACACCAACATGGCCTTCGCGCTCGTCACGGCGGCGGGTACGGTGTCCGAGCTGCGCGGCTACAAGAACCGCTGGCTCATCTGGGCGGTGGGTCTGCCGGCGGCGGCGTCGATCGGCCTGCTGCGCATGGGCGCGGACCGGCACTACCTCACGGACGTACTGGTGGGCGCCGCTGCGGGCACCGTCTTCGGCGTGGGCATGCCCCTGCTGCTCCACGGCCGCCAGGAGGAGTCGCAGGCGCGGACTCGAGCCGCGCGCATGTCGATGAACGTGTCCGGCGGCCTCGGCGGCGTGATGTTCTCCGGGCAGTTCTGAGGTCCTCCACCCGCCACAAGCTCTTTCACAGACAAACGCCTGAAAGCACCCAAATCCTGAACATGTCGGACCTTCCCTTCAGCATGTCTGTCGAAAGGGAGGTCCCATGCACATTCGGCCACCACTCACTGCACGAGTGGTCCTGCTGTGGCTGGCGGCATTTGTCTCCTGCCAGCTTGCATGTGTCGGCGGCCATATCTCGCCGTCCATGTTCCAGTTCACCAACGTCGTGCCCTATACCGGTCCGGAAGGAGGGGGGTGGAAGGTCGCCCAGGTACTCATCCTGCTGGGCAAGATTTCCCCCATGTTCTCGTCAGCCGCCACTTGCGACATCGAGGTGGGCGTTCCGGAAAAGTATGGGGAGGTGTGGGTGACGAATGAGTTCGCACAAGTAGAGGCCGCCAAGGCGGCAGACCATGCCGCACGTCGTGTCCTGCGAGAGCACCAGCCGACTGCACTGGCCTGCATCAAGTTCAGGGAACACATGCAAAGCATCCTGAGGGACAGAGTGTCCGGCCCCATTCCCGGTGCAACTGTCACCAGATTTCGAACGTCAGGTATCTCGCCAATGACGTTTCCGTGACAACAGAGCCCTCCGTGCGCATCAACCAGGATAGAAGGGCCGAACGTCCTCTCAAGAATGCAACTCCTGGTGGACTCCGTTCATGAATCCGGAACTGACAGCCGATGCGCTCGTTCAACTCGTTCACCGTTACCACCCGGCTGGCCTTCTCAACGGGGATCCCCGCTACGATGAGTCGGAGGAAGGTCAGCGTCTCACCGCGCTGGTCCACGCCCATGTGGCACCTTCACCGGAATGGAAGGGCTTCATCCAGCAGCTTCATGAACAGTTCCCCAACTGCCATCTCTGGGACACAACCGTGCCCTGGCATGACCCTTGTTACAGCATTCGGGTATCCCTCCCAGGATTCGTGTCAGGGGGGCCCCGTGACGACTGCATCGTCGCTCTGCTGAGCCAGCTCGCTCCGGTGTATGCCATCTATGCCTCCCACACGGACAAGAGCTTGCCTGGAGCGGACTATTGGCTCCGCTTTCCCCCCTTCCCCCCTGAATTCCAAGCGCACGAGGCCAAGCTCGCCGGACTCATCGAGTCCACCTTCGGCTTCACCCGTCTGACCAACGACATCCTCCTCACCCCCGTGCCGGACCTTGTCCCGCGCACGGCCAATCATGAGCTCGGCAGGGCACAGCTCATCGATTGCCTCTTCACCTGGAACCGCTGGTAGCGAGCGAACATGTCGATGAACGTGTCCGGCGGCCTCGGCGGCGTGATGTTCTCCGGGCAGTTCTGAGCGCGGGTCTGATCAAAAGGCCACACCGTCCCGTCCATGGAGCTGATGGCGGGGGCTCGTGGAGTCATGCTGCTCTTCCTGGAGGACACCCCGGAGGAGCGGCCATGAGGGCAGCGGAGCAGGCGAGCCCGCGCGGAAACGTGATGCTCCCCGTTCGCATCCTGGGCACGGCCAGCGTACTCCCGGGGCGTGCGGTGACCACGGCGGAGCTGGCGCGAGAAGTCGGGCGCGAGCCCGAAACGATCGAACAGAAGACGGGGATTCGCACCCGCTACTGGGCTCCCCCCGGCACCCTCATGGCCGACCTGGGCGCCCAGGCCCTCCGCCTCGCCCTGGAGCAGGCCGGGTTGGCCGCGACCGAGCTACGCCGCATCCTCTTCGTCTCCTCGTCCGGCGGAGACACACTCGTGCCCGCCACCGCGAACCGGGTCGCCGCCGCGCTCGGGCTGTCCGGCTCGTGTGACGCGTTCGATCTCAACAACGCCTGCATGGGCTTCCTGTCCGCCTTCGATGTCGCCGCACGCTCGGTGGCCACCGGGCTGGGTCCCGTCGGCATCGTCACGGTGGAGTACAACTCGAGGGCCCTCTCCCCTTCCGAGCCACGCCCCTATCTCATCTTCGGAGACGTGGCGGCGGCCGCGGTGCTGGCGCCCGGAACCCGGCCCGGCGAGGGCGTGCTCGCGGCGGCGTTCGGGAACGATGGCAGCCACCCTCCTGACACGGTGCTCGAGCATCCCCTGCGCACCGGGCGCTTGGAGGGCGTCCGGTTCCACACCCCCTCCCGCGACATGCTCCGCGTCGTCTTCGAGGCCCTCGACCGGGCCACCTCCCGGGTCCTGGAGCACGCGGGCATACCGCTCGGCGACATCCAGTGGGTGCTTCCACACCAGCCCAACGGCACCATGCTCCGCGACATCATCGAGCGCTATGCCATCGAGCCCGCGAGGCTCGTCCCGGTGGTGGAGGAGATCGGCAGCGTGGCGGCGGCCTCCATCCCCTTCAGCCTCGATCGGCTCCTGCGCACCCGTCCCGTGCGCCCGGGGGACCGGATCCTCATGCTCGGCGTGGGAGCGGGAGTCTCCTACGGCGCCATCCTCTACCAGGTGGGTGGATGAGCCGCGAGGGGAGCATCCCGCGGACGGCCTGGCTGGCCACCTTCGGGTTGCTGCGCAGGTACCACCGCTACCAGGTCCTCGGCCTGGAGACCCTGCTCGAGCCGGGCGCACGGCTCATCGTCGCCTACCACGGGCGGCCCCTGGCGCTCGATCAGTGCATGCTCACCACCGTCCTCCACGAGCGGCTGGGCTACCTGCCCCATGGCATCATCCACGAAGCCTTCGACCGGCATCCGGCGCTGCGCTGGCTCAAGGAGGGCCTCGGCTTCGTCACACGGGATGGGCCGGAGCTGGCGGCGGCGGTGGCGCGCGGCGAGCACATCCTCGTCCAGCCCGGTGGCACGCGCGAGGGCTGCCGGAGCTTCCGTCACCGCTACCGCGTGGAGTGGGGCGAGCGGCTGGGCTACCTGCGCCTCGCCATCCGCTACCGCCTGCCCATCGTCCCCGTCGCCGGGCATGGGATGGATGATGCCTTCATCGGGCTCAATGATGGATACCAGCTCGGCCGCCGGCTCGGCGCGCCCTGGGGATTGCCGGTCTGGCTGGGGCTCGGCGCCACCGGGCCCTGGCCCCTCTCGCTCCCCCTGCCGGTACGGATGACCCAGTGGGTGGGCCAGCCCATCCACCGGCACCTCGATGGGCGGATCGACCCCGATGATCGCCCGGCGCTGATGGAGCTGCATCGGGAGGTGGGCGGAGCGGTCCAGTCCCTGCTCGACCGCGCACGCGCGAGCGGAGGTGACGCATGAGTCAGGAGCAGTGGGCCGTCATCCTGGGCGCCTCGTCGGGCACGGGCGCCGCCATCGCCCACCAGGTGGCGAGGCAACCCGGGCTGCACGTCTTCGGCATGCACCGGGGCCGCTACCCCGAACAAGCCGCGGAGGTGGAGCGCCAGGTGCTCGCCACCGG
The sequence above is drawn from the Archangium gephyra genome and encodes:
- a CDS encoding phosphatase PAP2 family protein translates to MPTALCFLALASLVASSPVPSEALPPAARQVSDAPTVQALDFNWTREGVITGVAGVLWISSEAIFKKDLSPKTCRWCDRTVDGTDTLNAVDRWGRGVAADTLEGRERWDLWSNIGGFGVLPVGVLGAQYLLGSGSGAPLQYYAQDAAIIIETTAVAALVNQVVKFSVGRERPFVHALPEDQKGLTKHPTDNNLSFYSGHTNMAFALVTAAGTVSELRGYKNRWLIWAVGLPAAASIGLLRMGADRHYLTDVLVGAAAGTVFGVGMPLLLHGRQEESQARTRAARMSMNVSGGLGGVMFSGQF
- a CDS encoding PD-(D/E)XK nuclease family protein gives rise to the protein MTDSRRTLQVFPDNGRRQAALRAARGHAGVVRGDAYLTWEGFLDALGGARELGRRPCPPLVARTVVASLAQGLSDTPFGDFVHEPAFARAALEVLLDLKAGRLSPRELQDALEVLPPERRNRARTLALLHHGYEQKMAELALADREDVVRGAREALERQAWPAAWDDVGSIVLHGIYDVRPSGLELLMALAAACDARRVGLRVETPVGGSPVADAALAALFRAFENRGEALPHVDLFKADVTFESRPMVELGRHLFSPHAAKDVLKDAVEGLRMWSAGSARDEARLIARDVRRKVSEGVPPGSIAVAWRDLGSEARWVADAFGELGVPVRLPWGEPLALAGPVRLALDLPLLVEDGFPAERVAELVSSRYAPALSRGAPAAPATLLTLAAVRDDRLGATRSKGAYDLRLESLAKRLEPLPDQVRKKEQQRAHEARVLRERCLFLLESCRRIPEQGKASELLAAWWQVVRRLGLLDSEGPLEAASEEGLGALVLDARARDDAARAALTQRVRELERTLAAVGGGPRLKRRTFGRWLQDMMRDVHLPARGPATGAVEVLDVRELEGRTFDHVFIGGLAEGRFPGREAPNALLGDAERIALNKHLGRDIFRLTGGEFEDRAPWRLTEDRLLFASVLAAARETVSLSFAVEGQGGQEQAPSTFLEEVRRLTGMSWEARSLPAIAPLDEVLTEAELRQRVVLESLALARLRVSTPDPARNVLQRRFEGTPWLASAKEMVQVEIERLHFFGDTRKRAGRYTGAVEDPALGEAIRDAFRFDQERPLSASAMARFGNCGFQGFVSYGLKVPEPEQPGEEFDRRGQGVFWHRVLEEFFKRLKERKLLGLGLEELPEALLDAVLDEVRAHFEQRHYVGHPALWRLARERAKNMVRRILMDERRGLPFERFEPAGFELRFGPRNPEEGWNEVTLQVGEDVIHFEGTIDRLDMSGNEVGVIDYKSGKLSKSELKKKLLDSDFQLPLYLYAARASGHRNTRNAAWFSLRTGDVIYLSDVLEKDAVELEDLLSTEPRVRERLKAEAKPNLANAVEALVRTVRAGQFAMRPKDCGSCGYRAVCRITERRLVEEEGAHE
- a CDS encoding lysophospholipid acyltransferase family protein — encoded protein: MSREGSIPRTAWLATFGLLRRYHRYQVLGLETLLEPGARLIVAYHGRPLALDQCMLTTVLHERLGYLPHGIIHEAFDRHPALRWLKEGLGFVTRDGPELAAAVARGEHILVQPGGTREGCRSFRHRYRVEWGERLGYLRLAIRYRLPIVPVAGHGMDDAFIGLNDGYQLGRRLGAPWGLPVWLGLGATGPWPLSLPLPVRMTQWVGQPIHRHLDGRIDPDDRPALMELHREVGGAVQSLLDRARASGGDA
- a CDS encoding UvrD-helicase domain-containing protein; amino-acid sequence: MSRPFHLALEKNLALMAGAGAGKTYSLVTMTLHLLAGAREGAKPLRPSRLCMVTFTDKAAAEMRARVRARLDALVQAEPKALLEPELRASLERLGQPFPTKDAWRALREELGSASVGTFHSLCGQLLRRAPPGSGVDASFEVLDELEARTLVLDVCERVVLDALEAGDAGVRELCQELTFSGSDFTEGLVSSLSATYGKLREEGLRAAEVRISSADEMRAGFEVLVERCKGLCATVSELDKKGEWRELREKLEAALDGLTPDNCFEPERLPSLKAAFLEDGRDVRRLKKEPGNSMKELYWAFFGKSDGSVMRLEDAYAGWRTAPFEASFRSLISQVEARHEEEFTRRNALDFTALLVKTRDLLRDLPDYRRQVQERLGALMVDEFQDTNRLQLELVLLLAEKRDGGPRPVRPDESLVDALPLEPAFLCAVGDRKQSIYEFRGADVSVFEVLAKKIESEGGVRDFLQHNRRSVPPLLEFFNHAFAGVLVGGEGGARPYEVVYVPEEDDLAAVRPERVAAPVVERLVLDDEELSTGELRAADAESVAKRLKVMLAPGAEPLVEREDKEGLRPVRGGDVAMLFRTFTHLEVYRQALIRHGIPHRVLRGRGFYGAQEVLDLASLLSLLADPEDALAFAAVLRSPMVGLSDASLFRLAGPEGLSLPAVERGGSSSLEGLPEGERARLERFLTALPSLRRERDRLSVRALLLAAMEVTGYRESLAGTPYAEQASANVEKLLSLAGRRDERGTGGCVTFARELQRLANEEPTEAQADLLEAGDPRAVQLLTIHRAKGLEWPVVMVPALGSLRRFSSGRALFERTHGLCLRPWLPDSLDKYRSPRFDEVKDELRRRETAEYRRVLYVALTRARDRLILSGGEERGASDSWWCLLDERLGEDTRLRGLVEDLDVETLPAPPEVEEPEDVDPAEQEARVEAAVQRVHDVPVLATPEVAAVGTEAVQDFVVCPRRYRYVHQLGLRAEGAPWETPPRVSPLYIERDAWGAPALGASDRVLALLRVVDFRLATTPPTERRGRLEALVREVGWDQGEDGVEEALATVERFLGTAFARKLAAVPASSVHRALPFVLSLPGDAPAALEGEVDLLWQTPSGEARVVVFKPGKRSPRGVEAHAESLAAVLLASRRLVREGVPVEVGVAFLGEDVPEPEFPAPAVDMQVITERLREAARGLVEADVRGRWPGREPSVCQTLACGYAGHCHSGALPTPGR
- a CDS encoding 3-oxoacyl-ACP synthase III family protein is translated as MLPVRILGTASVLPGRAVTTAELAREVGREPETIEQKTGIRTRYWAPPGTLMADLGAQALRLALEQAGLAATELRRILFVSSSGGDTLVPATANRVAAALGLSGSCDAFDLNNACMGFLSAFDVAARSVATGLGPVGIVTVEYNSRALSPSEPRPYLIFGDVAAAAVLAPGTRPGEGVLAAAFGNDGSHPPDTVLEHPLRTGRLEGVRFHTPSRDMLRVVFEALDRATSRVLEHAGIPLGDIQWVLPHQPNGTMLRDIIERYAIEPARLVPVVEEIGSVAAASIPFSLDRLLRTRPVRPGDRILMLGVGAGVSYGAILYQVGG